From the genome of Pseudomonas sp. AB6, one region includes:
- a CDS encoding murein hydrolase activator EnvC, with protein MLRALIALVLMCLLNPAFADERAQTQQQLDAARKDITELKKRLGELQQEKSGVQKDLRGTETEMGKLEKQVEALQKEQKKTEVELQRLDQEKKKLQSSRAEQQRLIAIQARAAYQGGREEYLKLLLNQQNPEKFARTLTYYDYLSQARLAQLRNFNETLSQLAGVEKDIDLQQAQLLVQKSNLEDQRQALDKVRQERRQVLAKLNQDVKARDDKLQIRQQEQSDLANVLKTIEETLARQAREAEEARQKALIAKQEAENQHQRDEEAPVKHPAKAPGALVSSAGASYGGSFEQAKGKLPWPVDGRLLARFGDTRGDDARTKWDGVMISAPAGSQVHAVHGGRVVFADWLRGAGLLVILDHGNGFLSLYGHNQSLLKDAGDIVKAGEAISTVGNSGGQETPALYFAIRQQGRPSDPAQWCHVQG; from the coding sequence ATGCTTCGCGCCCTGATAGCCCTCGTTCTCATGTGCTTGCTCAATCCAGCGTTCGCCGATGAGCGCGCGCAGACCCAACAACAGTTGGACGCTGCCCGCAAAGATATTACCGAGCTGAAAAAACGCCTGGGCGAGTTGCAGCAGGAGAAATCCGGCGTGCAGAAAGACCTGCGCGGCACAGAAACTGAGATGGGCAAGCTGGAGAAGCAGGTGGAGGCCCTGCAAAAAGAACAAAAAAAGACTGAAGTCGAGCTGCAACGGCTCGACCAAGAGAAAAAAAAACTACAAAGCTCCCGCGCTGAACAACAGCGGCTCATTGCAATTCAGGCCCGTGCTGCTTATCAGGGCGGCCGCGAGGAATACTTGAAACTGCTGTTGAATCAGCAGAACCCGGAAAAATTCGCTCGGACGCTGACGTATTACGACTATTTAAGTCAGGCACGCTTGGCGCAGCTGCGCAATTTCAACGAAACACTTAGCCAGTTGGCGGGCGTTGAGAAAGACATTGATCTGCAGCAAGCGCAGCTGCTAGTACAGAAAAGCAACCTTGAAGATCAGCGCCAAGCCTTGGACAAAGTTCGCCAAGAACGCCGTCAGGTCCTTGCAAAGCTTAATCAGGATGTGAAAGCGCGCGACGACAAACTACAAATCCGCCAGCAAGAACAAAGCGATCTGGCGAATGTGCTGAAAACCATTGAAGAAACTTTGGCTCGACAAGCGCGCGAGGCCGAAGAAGCTCGCCAAAAAGCCTTGATCGCGAAGCAAGAAGCGGAAAATCAGCATCAGCGTGATGAAGAAGCACCGGTAAAACACCCGGCCAAAGCGCCTGGCGCATTGGTTTCCAGCGCAGGCGCGTCTTACGGTGGATCTTTTGAGCAAGCAAAGGGAAAACTTCCTTGGCCTGTTGATGGTCGATTGTTGGCGCGCTTCGGTGACACGCGCGGCGATGACGCCCGAACCAAGTGGGATGGCGTGATGATCAGCGCCCCTGCCGGCAGCCAGGTACATGCCGTTCACGGCGGTCGGGTGGTGTTTGCCGACTGGTTGCGCGGAGCGGGGCTTCTGGTCATTCTCGACCACGGCAACGGCTTTTTAAGTTTGTACGGCCATAACCAGAGTCTGCTCAAGGACGCTGGCGATATTGTTAAAGCGGGTGAAGCGATTTCCACGGTAGGTAACAGTGGGGGTCAAGAAACACCGGCGTTGTATTTCGCTATACGTCAGCAGGGTCGCCCTAGTGACCCAGCGCAATGGTGCCATGTTCAAGGATAA
- the gpmI gene encoding 2,3-bisphosphoglycerate-independent phosphoglycerate mutase, protein MTATPKPLVLIILDGFGHSDSHDGNAIFDAKMPVMDRLYATQPNGLISGSGMDVGLPDGQMGNSEVGHMNLGAGRVVYQDFTRVTKSIRDGDFFKNPTICDAVDKAVSAGKAVHILGLLSPGGVHSHQDHLVAMAELAAQQGAEKIYLHAFLDGRDTPPRSAKASLELMDATFTKLGKGRTATIIGRYFAMDRDNRWDRVACAYNLIVDGASEYQAATSEAGLASAYERGENDEFVKATSIGEKVKIEDGDAVIFMNFRADRARELTRVFVEDDFKGFERARQPKLAGFVMLTQYAATIPAPSAFAAGSLKNVLGEYLSNNGKTQLRIAETEKYAHVTFFFSGGREEPFPGEERILIPSPKVATYDLQPEMSAPEVTDRIVDAIEQQRFDVIIVNYANGDMVGHSGILSAAIKAVEYLDVCIGRIVTALDKVGGEALITADHGNVEQMSDKKTGQAHTAHTSQPVPFIYVGKRDLTVREGGVLADVAPTMLQLMGMEKPEEMTGHSILLAK, encoded by the coding sequence ATGACTGCCACGCCAAAACCTTTGGTTCTGATCATTTTGGACGGCTTCGGACACAGCGATAGCCACGACGGTAACGCTATCTTCGACGCCAAAATGCCGGTGATGGATCGCCTTTATGCAACCCAACCCAACGGCCTGATTTCGGGCTCGGGAATGGATGTCGGTCTGCCGGACGGGCAGATGGGCAACTCTGAAGTGGGCCACATGAACCTCGGTGCAGGCCGCGTCGTGTACCAAGACTTCACCCGGGTTACCAAATCAATCCGCGACGGTGACTTTTTCAAGAATCCAACTATTTGCGACGCCGTTGATAAAGCCGTCAGCGCCGGTAAAGCCGTGCATATTCTGGGCCTCTTATCCCCTGGCGGCGTACACAGCCATCAGGACCATCTGGTCGCCATGGCCGAATTGGCCGCTCAACAAGGCGCAGAAAAAATCTATCTGCACGCCTTCCTTGATGGCCGCGACACGCCACCTCGCAGCGCCAAGGCGTCATTGGAGTTGATGGACGCGACTTTCACCAAGCTGGGCAAAGGCCGGACCGCCACCATCATTGGCCGCTATTTCGCCATGGACCGCGACAATCGCTGGGACCGTGTGGCATGCGCCTATAACCTGATCGTCGACGGCGCTTCCGAGTACCAGGCGGCCACCAGCGAGGCCGGGCTCGCATCGGCTTACGAACGCGGCGAGAACGACGAATTCGTTAAGGCCACCAGCATCGGCGAAAAGGTCAAGATTGAAGATGGCGACGCCGTAATTTTCATGAACTTCCGTGCGGACCGCGCGCGCGAGCTCACGCGCGTTTTCGTTGAAGACGACTTCAAGGGTTTCGAGCGCGCCCGCCAGCCGAAACTGGCCGGTTTTGTCATGCTCACGCAATACGCCGCCACCATTCCCGCGCCGTCAGCGTTTGCCGCTGGCAGCCTGAAAAACGTACTCGGCGAATACTTGTCGAACAACGGCAAAACGCAGCTGCGGATCGCAGAGACGGAAAAATATGCCCATGTGACCTTTTTCTTCTCTGGCGGTCGTGAAGAACCGTTCCCCGGTGAAGAACGCATTTTGATCCCATCGCCAAAAGTCGCCACGTACGATCTGCAGCCCGAAATGAGCGCCCCGGAAGTTACCGACAGAATTGTCGACGCCATCGAACAACAGCGGTTTGACGTCATCATTGTCAACTATGCCAACGGCGACATGGTCGGTCACAGCGGCATCCTGTCGGCGGCAATCAAGGCTGTCGAATACCTCGATGTGTGTATCGGCCGAATTGTCACCGCGCTCGATAAGGTCGGCGGAGAAGCGCTAATCACCGCAGATCATGGCAACGTTGAACAGATGTCCGACAAAAAAACCGGTCAGGCACATACTGCTCACACTTCGCAGCCAGTGCCCTTCATCTATGTGGGCAAACGCGATTTAACCGTCCGCGAAGGCGGCGTTCTGGCGGATGTAGCGCCCACCATGTTGCAGTTGATGGGTATGGAAAAACCCGAAGAGATGACCGGTCATTCGATCTTGTTGGCTAAATAA
- a CDS encoding rhodanese-like domain-containing protein — protein sequence MVAHLIEFATNHYLLAGAFAILLALLIATEISKGGRSLSTRELTSLVNNDQGVVIDVRPAKDFLAGHIVGALSFPQDKVISRIAELEKHKAKTLIIVDAQGQHAGTTARELLKTGFTAAKLSGGIATWRSDNLPLVK from the coding sequence ATGGTTGCTCATCTGATTGAATTTGCCACTAACCACTATTTGCTGGCTGGCGCCTTCGCCATTCTGCTGGCGCTGTTGATCGCGACAGAGATCAGCAAAGGTGGTCGCAGCCTCAGCACTCGCGAGCTGACGTCGCTGGTCAACAATGATCAGGGCGTGGTTATCGACGTCCGTCCAGCCAAAGACTTCTTGGCTGGGCATATTGTTGGCGCCCTCAGCTTCCCGCAAGACAAGGTGATTTCTCGGATTGCCGAGTTAGAAAAACACAAGGCCAAGACCCTTATTATCGTTGACGCTCAGGGTCAGCACGCTGGCACTACCGCCCGCGAATTGCTCAAGACAGGTTTTACCGCAGCCAAGTTGTCTGGCGGTATTGCCACTTGGCGTTCCGACAACCTCCCTCTGGTGAAGTGA
- the grxC gene encoding glutaredoxin 3, whose amino-acid sequence MADVIVYSSDWCPYCMRAKQLLESKGVAFEEVRVDGKPQLRAEMTQKAGRTSVPQIWIGANHVGGCDDLFALERAGKLDALLQA is encoded by the coding sequence ATGGCTGATGTCATCGTCTATTCGAGCGATTGGTGCCCCTACTGCATGCGCGCCAAGCAACTGCTGGAAAGCAAAGGTGTTGCCTTCGAAGAAGTCAGAGTCGATGGCAAGCCACAGCTTCGCGCTGAAATGACACAGAAAGCCGGACGTACTTCCGTCCCGCAAATCTGGATCGGCGCAAACCACGTGGGTGGTTGCGATGATTTGTTTGCCCTAGAGCGTGCCGGTAAGCTCGACGCGCTGCTTCAGGCTTGA
- the secB gene encoding protein-export chaperone SecB, protein MTDQSTNSAVAEDAEAPQFSLQRIYVRDLSFEAPKSPAIFRQEWSPSVALDLNTRQKPLEGDFYEVVLTLSVTVNNGDEVAFIVEVQQAGIFLIKGLDPAGMSHTLGAFCPNILFPYARETIDSLVVRGSFPALMLAPVNFDALYAQELSRMQESGETPTVQ, encoded by the coding sequence ATGACCGATCAATCGACTAACAGCGCTGTAGCAGAAGACGCTGAAGCTCCGCAATTTTCCTTGCAGCGAATCTACGTGCGTGACTTATCTTTCGAAGCACCAAAAAGCCCGGCGATCTTTCGCCAGGAGTGGTCGCCAAGTGTTGCCCTGGATTTGAACACTCGTCAGAAGCCGCTGGAGGGCGATTTCTACGAAGTTGTTCTGACGCTGTCAGTTACCGTCAATAACGGCGACGAAGTAGCCTTTATCGTGGAAGTTCAGCAAGCAGGTATCTTCTTGATCAAGGGTCTGGACCCGGCGGGCATGAGCCACACGCTTGGCGCGTTTTGTCCGAACATCCTGTTCCCGTATGCGCGTGAAACCATCGACAGTCTCGTCGTGCGCGGTTCATTCCCTGCACTGATGCTGGCTCCGGTCAACTTTGATGCGCTGTACGCGCAAGAGTTGTCCCGCATGCAGGAGTCTGGCGAAACCCCAACCGTGCAATAA
- the trmL gene encoding tRNA (uridine(34)/cytosine(34)/5-carboxymethylaminomethyluridine(34)-2'-O)-methyltransferase TrmL, whose protein sequence is MFHVILFQPEIPPNTGNIIRLCANSGCTLHLIEPLGFELDDKRLRRAGLDYHEYANLQTHADLPSCLESIGHPRLFAFTTKGSRLFHHARFEKGDAFLFGPESRGLPTDILDSLSSDHRLRLPMREGCRSLNLSNTVAVAVYEAWRQMDFA, encoded by the coding sequence ATGTTTCACGTCATCCTTTTTCAACCAGAAATTCCGCCGAATACCGGCAATATAATCAGGCTGTGCGCCAACAGTGGCTGCACCCTGCATTTGATTGAGCCATTGGGTTTTGAGTTGGACGACAAGCGTCTGCGCCGCGCGGGGCTCGATTACCATGAGTACGCTAACCTACAGACCCATGCTGATTTGCCGAGCTGTCTTGAAAGTATCGGCCATCCTCGCCTGTTTGCTTTTACCACAAAAGGCTCGCGGCTCTTTCACCATGCACGGTTTGAAAAAGGCGACGCATTTCTTTTCGGCCCGGAAAGCCGCGGCTTGCCCACTGATATTCTTGACTCCCTCTCAAGCGACCACCGCTTACGCTTGCCGATGCGCGAAGGCTGCCGCAGTTTGAATCTGTCGAATACAGTGGCGGTTGCAGTATATGAAGCATGGCGCCAGATGGATTTCGCTTGA
- a CDS encoding OprD family outer membrane porin, with the protein MNKSSLALAIAVGVLAQQAGAAGFLEDSKLNLSSRTFYYENDNHAPSVTQNNQRETGEVLKLDYISGFTPGTIGVGVDAQMLYGLHLDGGSGHHPATGNSFWPSEHDGSAVDDLARGDANVKFRYSKTELHVGGALAPQLPILLSNDSRAMPQNFDGGIITSKDIDNVTLVAGQLEHSTGRASTNSTGLSVAGAYNNSNQFRFAGGDWKVTKDLTLQYYHANLEDFYKQDFLGLVHVLPLGNDQSFKTDLRYFNSRSAGKNSSGTAGYAFNNNGGYADNAGEVNNKTWSSIFTYQLGGNSFLAGYQSVSDSGGFVLLNQGNVSTDGKPAGALNSEDNGGTSFYLFTDSMVNGFIRAGEKTKFAQYAYDFSRIGVPGLKASITYLKGDDIKSSLAGSSQTFSEWERDARIDYVIQTGYLKGFGTTLRTGSYHVGGDTTVGNGGTRSTDQTRLIFNYTYAFF; encoded by the coding sequence ATGAACAAGTCAAGCTTAGCGCTGGCTATCGCTGTTGGCGTATTGGCCCAACAAGCAGGCGCTGCGGGATTCCTGGAAGACAGCAAACTTAATCTCAGTTCCCGTACGTTTTACTACGAGAACGACAACCACGCGCCGTCCGTTACTCAGAACAACCAGCGTGAAACCGGTGAAGTTCTGAAGCTTGACTACATCTCAGGTTTCACTCCAGGCACCATTGGTGTTGGTGTTGACGCCCAGATGCTCTACGGTCTGCACCTTGATGGCGGCTCAGGTCACCACCCTGCTACAGGTAACTCTTTCTGGCCAAGCGAGCACGACGGCTCGGCTGTAGATGACTTGGCTCGGGGCGACGCAAACGTTAAGTTCCGTTACTCGAAAACCGAATTGCACGTTGGTGGCGCTTTGGCCCCACAACTGCCAATTTTGCTGTCGAACGACAGCCGTGCAATGCCGCAAAACTTTGACGGTGGCATCATCACGTCCAAAGACATCGATAACGTGACATTGGTTGCTGGTCAGCTGGAACACTCCACTGGTCGTGCATCGACCAACAGCACCGGCCTGTCGGTTGCTGGTGCCTACAACAACAGCAACCAGTTCCGTTTCGCGGGTGGCGATTGGAAGGTCACTAAAGACCTGACTTTGCAGTACTACCACGCAAACCTGGAAGACTTCTACAAACAAGACTTCTTGGGCTTGGTTCACGTCCTACCGTTGGGTAATGATCAGTCGTTCAAGACTGACCTGCGTTACTTCAATAGCCGGTCTGCCGGTAAAAACAGCAGCGGCACCGCTGGTTACGCGTTCAACAACAACGGTGGCTACGCGGACAACGCAGGCGAAGTTAACAACAAAACCTGGAGCTCAATCTTCACTTACCAGTTGGGCGGCAATTCGTTCCTGGCCGGTTACCAGAGTGTTAGTGACAGCGGCGGTTTCGTTCTGCTGAACCAAGGTAACGTGAGCACTGACGGCAAACCTGCCGGCGCGCTGAACAGCGAAGACAACGGCGGCACCAGTTTCTATCTGTTCACTGACTCTATGGTCAACGGCTTCATCCGTGCCGGTGAGAAAACCAAGTTCGCGCAGTATGCTTATGATTTCTCCCGCATCGGCGTTCCTGGCCTGAAAGCCTCGATCACCTACCTCAAGGGTGATGACATCAAGAGCTCTCTCGCTGGCAGCAGCCAGACTTTCTCCGAGTGGGAACGTGATGCGCGTATCGACTACGTGATTCAGACTGGTTACCTGAAAGGCTTCGGTACCACTCTGCGGACCGGTAGCTACCATGTTGGTGGTGATACAACTGTTGGTAACGGCGGCACCCGTAGCACCGATCAGACTCGTCTGATCTTCAACTACACCTACGCTTTCTTTTGA
- a CDS encoding peroxiredoxin, producing MSLRLGDIAPDFEQESSEGDIRFHDWLGDSWGVLFSHPADFTPVCTTELGFTAKLKDEFAKRNVKAIALSVDPVDSHVKWIDDINRTQNTSVNFPILADADRRVSDLYDLIHPNANDTLTVRSLFVIDPNKKIRLTITYPASTGRNFHEILRVIDSLQLTDNYKVATPANWQDGDDVVIVPSIKDEDEIKQRFPKGYTAVTPYLRLTPQPNR from the coding sequence ATGAGCTTAAGACTTGGCGACATTGCCCCCGATTTCGAGCAGGAATCCAGCGAAGGAGACATTCGATTTCATGATTGGTTAGGCGACAGTTGGGGCGTTTTGTTTTCACACCCGGCAGATTTCACCCCGGTGTGCACCACGGAGTTGGGGTTCACCGCCAAGCTCAAAGATGAGTTCGCCAAGCGCAATGTGAAGGCCATCGCGCTCTCAGTTGATCCCGTCGATTCTCATGTGAAATGGATTGATGACATTAATCGCACCCAAAACACCTCGGTCAATTTTCCTATCTTGGCGGACGCTGATCGTAGAGTCTCAGACCTGTACGACCTGATCCATCCCAATGCCAATGACACCCTGACCGTGCGCTCTCTGTTCGTGATTGATCCGAATAAAAAAATTCGGCTGACCATCACTTACCCCGCCAGCACGGGACGTAATTTTCATGAAATTCTGCGAGTAATTGACTCGCTGCAATTGACCGATAACTACAAGGTCGCGACCCCCGCAAATTGGCAGGATGGAGATGATGTGGTAATTGTGCCGTCAATCAAGGATGAAGACGAAATCAAGCAGCGCTTTCCCAAGGGTTACACCGCAGTCACCCCTTACTTGCGCTTGACCCCACAACCTAATCGTTAG
- a CDS encoding TetR/AcrR family transcriptional regulator produces the protein MTRPVTARKPRARSQARIDSILDAARTLLATEGVASLSIYLVAERAQIPPSSVYHFFASVPALLEALTADIHAAFRACLQAPIAHDQLSSWHDLSRLVELRMLSIYSADAAARQLILAQHGLTEVTQADRQHDIELGHLMQELFNRHFQLPAMPVDVDVFALAMELGDRVYARSIQLHNEITPRLAEEGMRVFDAYLGLYLPPYLPKRESLDS, from the coding sequence ATGACTCGCCCCGTCACCGCCCGCAAACCCCGCGCTCGCAGCCAAGCTCGTATCGATTCGATTCTCGACGCCGCCCGCACGCTGCTTGCCACCGAAGGCGTGGCCAGTTTGTCGATTTACTTGGTGGCCGAACGCGCGCAGATTCCACCATCGTCGGTGTATCACTTTTTCGCCAGCGTTCCAGCCCTGCTCGAAGCCTTGACCGCCGATATCCATGCGGCCTTCCGCGCCTGCCTACAAGCGCCCATAGCGCACGATCAGCTCAGCAGCTGGCATGACTTGTCGCGCTTGGTTGAACTTCGAATGTTGAGCATCTACAGCGCCGATGCCGCCGCCCGCCAATTGATCCTCGCGCAACACGGCCTGACCGAGGTGACCCAAGCCGACCGTCAGCACGACATTGAGCTGGGCCACCTAATGCAGGAGCTTTTCAACCGGCATTTCCAGCTTCCGGCGATGCCTGTCGACGTTGATGTTTTTGCCTTGGCGATGGAACTGGGTGACCGGGTCTATGCGCGCTCGATACAGTTGCACAACGAGATCACGCCGCGTTTAGCTGAAGAAGGCATGCGTGTGTTCGACGCTTACTTAGGGCTGTATTTGCCACCTTATCTGCCCAAGCGGGAGTCGCTTGACAGCTGA